TGAGTAAGATTAAGGAACATGTGGACAATATTAGATCCATGTTGGGTTCCATGGGGGATGGAGAGATAAGTTGTTCAGCTTATGACACGGCTTGGGTTGCTCTCATTGAAGACGTTAATGGCAATGGTTCCCCTCAGTTCCCTTCAACCCTTGAATGGATTTCCGACAATCAACTTCCTGACGGATCATGGGGTGACAAACACATATTCTTGGCCCATGATCGATTGATCAACACTTTAGCTTGTGTTGTTGCGTTGAAAACATGGAATCTTCATCCAGACAAATGCCAAAAAGGTACTTCAAAGGTTCTCATTTTGAATGTTATATCCATATCCGATACTTAATATTCAAACGGGacatttctttttctctctcttgaAAGGATTGTCATTTTTCAAAGAGAACATAAGCAAACTCGAAGATGAGAAAGCAGAGCATATGCCAATAGGGTTTGAAGTGGCTTTTCCTTCGCTTTTGGAAACAGCTCGAAGTTTGAGCATTGAAGTACCGTATGATTCACCTATCTTTCAAAACATCTACGAACAGAGAGATCTAAAGCTCACAAGGTATATATATAATTCCCAAGCTTTCCACAATTATTATCTGTGCATAATGTAATGTAAGTATTATATGTGTGGGATAGGATACCAAAGGAGATAATGCACAATGTGGCCACAACACTACTACATAGCCTTGAAGGGATGCTAGACTTGGATTGGGAAAAGCTTTTGAAGTTGCAGTGTCAAGATGGGTCTTTCTTGTTCTCACCATCCTCCACTGCCTATGCTGTCATGCAAACCAAAAACGAGAATTGTCTTAATTACTTAACCAAAATTGTTCAAAGATTCAATGGCGGAGTCCCCAACGTATACCCCGTTGATCTCTTCGAACATATTTGGGCTATCGACCGATTGCAACGCCTTGGGATTTCTAGATATTTCAACCCCGAGATTAAACAATGCCTAGACTATACTTATCGGTACGTGCagcatataattaattaattttcctaAAGTTGAAACTGATCGTCaactttgggtttttttttttttattaaatttcagACACTGGACTCAAGAAGGGATATGTTGGGCAAGAAACACTCGGGTTCAAGACATTGACGATACAGCCATGGGGTTTAGGTTACTAAGGTTACATGGATACGAGGTTTCTGCCGGTATAAAGCTTTGGATCATTTCATATAGCTCTGAAAATGAATTGTTGTTTAGGTTACTAACATTCTTGGACTTGATATGAATGGAACAGACGTTTTTCGACATTTTGAGAAAGGCGGCGAGTTCTTCTGCTTTGTGGGACAGTCAAACCAAGCAGTAACTGGGATTTTCAACCTATATAGGGCTTCGCAACTGCGGTTCCCCGGAGACCAGATTCTTGAAGATGCCAACCGTTTTTCATCCGATTTCTTAAGAGAGAAACAAGCTACTAATCAACTTTTAGACAAATGGATCATAAGCAAACACTTACCTGGCGAGGTAAATTATATATTACATATACAAATATGAATAATCAGTAAATAATAACAACTTAttgaataaaacaaaaagaaataaataaataccaagtttatattaaaaataataaaaatatcatgATGGTACTTAAACTCgtatgaataaaatattattata
Above is a genomic segment from Gossypium arboreum isolate Shixiya-1 chromosome 8, ASM2569848v2, whole genome shotgun sequence containing:
- the LOC108468330 gene encoding (-)-kolavenyl diphosphate synthase TPS28, chloroplastic-like; the protein is MLGSMGDGEISCSAYDTAWVALIEDVNGNGSPQFPSTLEWISDNQLPDGSWGDKHIFLAHDRLINTLACVVALKTWNLHPDKCQKGLSFFKENISKLEDEKAEHMPIGFEVAFPSLLETARSLSIEVPYDSPIFQNIYEQRDLKLTRIPKEIMHNVATTLLHSLEGMLDLDWEKLLKLQCQDGSFLFSPSSTAYAVMQTKNENCLNYLTKIVQRFNGGVPNVYPVDLFEHIWAIDRLQRLGISRYFNPEIKQCLDYTYRHWTQEGICWARNTRVQDIDDTAMGFRLLRLHGYEVSADVFRHFEKGGEFFCFVGQSNQAVTGIFNLYRASQLRFPGDQILEDANRFSSDFLREKQATNQLLDKWIISKHLPGEVGFALKFPWLASLPRVETRFYIEQYGGEDEVWIGKTLYRMPYVNNNAYLELAKLDFNNCQALHQMEWNGMQRWYSEMGLGDFGMSRRSLLLSYFMAAASIFEPERSQERLAWAKTAFLVETIASSFHNGIPKPSDYELRKRFVHDLCCRKLDSNRTMQKLIDALLRTLNYLSLDALVAHGRDISRDIRRAWEKWMLKWAEEGDTHQEVAELVVQTINLTSGYWPTEELVPHPQYLRLSNLINTVCHQLCHYQKQEVHDNGCFNNTDTDQSRTRKIESAMQELVQVVLENSSDDIDSGFKQTFLTVAQSFYYAAHCDLETIIFHIAKVLFEKVH